A genomic segment from Glycine soja cultivar W05 chromosome 18, ASM419377v2, whole genome shotgun sequence encodes:
- the LOC114396371 gene encoding probable E3 ubiquitin-protein ligase RHC2A has product MMMSSGTSSYWCYRCSRFVRVWPHHTIVCPDCDGGFIEEIEHPPRSVHLDPRRRQRFPAAAMYMIGQRPSSDHPSRPAALRRTRRNGGDRSPFNPVIVLRGGAATAEDESRGFELFYDDGAGSGLRPLPPSMSEFLLGSGFDRLLEQLSQIEINGIGRYEHPPASKAAIDSLPTIEIDDTHLAMESHCAVCKEAFELGTAVREMPCKHIYHPECILPWLALHNSCPVCRHELPADTPNPNQNQNPSQNVALNEEENVGLTIWRLPGGGFAVGRFSGGRRGAERELPVVYTEMDGGFNNGGGEPRRISWSRGNRGRESGGLTRFFRNLFGCFRGSSTQRSASSRESMRASSSRSSTMDPSLRSRRTWSMDVNSGMRAW; this is encoded by the coding sequence ATGATGATGTCTTCCGGGACATCCTCGTACTGGTGCTACCGCTGCAGCCGCTTCGTTCGCGTCTGGCCCCACCACACCATCGTCTGTCCCGACTGCGACGGCGGCTTCATCGAAGAAATCGAACACCCGCCCCGCTCCGTCCACCTCGACCCCCGCCGCCGCCAACGCTTCCCCGCCGCCGCCATGTACATGATCGGCCAGCGCCCTTCCTCGGACCACCCCTCCCGCCCCGCTGCCCTCCGCCGCACCCGCCGCAACGGCGGCGACCGCTCCCCCTTCAACCCCGTCATCGTCCTCCGCGGCGGCGCAGCCACCGCGGAGGATGAAAGTCGCGGCTTTGAACTCTTCTACGACGACGGCGCCGGCTCCGGCCTCCGACCCTTACCACCTAGCATGTCAGAGTTTCTCCTCGGATCTGGCTTCGACAGACTCTTGGAACAACTCTCTCAGATTGAGATCAACGGTATTGGACGGTACGAGCACCCTCCTGCTTCAAAAGCAGCCATTGATTCATTACCAACCATCGAAATTGATGACACCCATTTAGCCATGGAGTCACACTGCGCGGTTTGTAAGGAAGCTTTCGAATTAGGAACTGCAGTTAGAGAAATGCCATGCAAGCACATATATCATCCTGAATGCATATTACCGTGGCTCGCACTTCACAACTCTTGCCCCGTTTGTCGCCACGAGTTACCCGCTGATACCCCGAatccaaatcaaaatcaaaatccgTCTCAAAATGTTGCCTTGAACGAGGAGGAGAATGTGGGGTTGACGATTTGGAGGTTGCCTGGTGGAGGGTTTGCGGTGGGTAGATTCTCCGGTGGGAGAAGAGGTGCTGAGAGAGAGCTTCCTGTGGTTTACACTGAAATGGATGGTGGGTTTAACAATGGGGGGGGTGAGCCGAGGAGGATTTCTTGGTCCAGAGGGAATAGAGGGAGGGAGAGTGGAGGGTTGACTAGGTTTTTCCGCAATCTGTTTGGTTGCTTCAGAGGAAGTAGTACTCAGCGTTCTGCTTCTAGTAGAGAGTCTATGAGGGCGAGTTCCTCTCGTTCTAGTACTATGGATCCTTCGTTGCGGTCTCGGAGGACTTGGTCTATGGATGTAAACAGTGGGATGAGAGCGTGGTAG
- the LOC114397531 gene encoding E3 ubiquitin-protein ligase SDIR1-like: MSFVFRGTRADIENGFPGFIPERRALRVHATRPSNSNSLTFLVTVLLLFMILNSHQMSPNFLLWLVLGVFLMATMLRMYATCQQLQAQAQAHAAAASGILGHTELRLHMPPSIALASRGRLQGLRLQLALLDREFDDLDYETLRALDSDNVSTAPSMTEEEINALPVHKYKVSGPQCGGSSMQQASSSTPAEKKQDNSNAVGSMKASDDDLTCSVCLEQVNVGDVLRSLPCLHQFHANCIDPWLRQQGTCPVCKFRAGSGWSDNGHNDIIADMV; the protein is encoded by the exons ATGAGTTTTGTTTTTCGAGGAACAAGAGCAGATATTGAAAATGGGTTTCCAGGATTTATACCTGAGAGGCGAGCATTG CGCGTTCATGCAACACGTCCTAGTAATTCCAATTCACTCACTTTTCTCGTGACAG TTCTTCTGTTATTCATGATACTGAACTCTCACCAGATGTCCCCAAACTTTCTG CTCTGGCTGGTGCTTGGTGTTTTCTTGATGGCAACAATGTTGAGGATGTATGCAACATGTCAACAGCTTCAAGCACAGGCCCAAGCTCATGCAGCTGCAGCCAGTGGCATTCTTGGCCACACAGAATTGAGGTTGCATATGCCACCATCAATAGCTCTTGCAAGCCGAGGGCGTCTGCAGGGTCTCAGACTTCAACTTGCACTTCTTGATCGGGAGTTTGATGATCTAG ATTATGAAACTTTAAGAGCTCTGGATTCTGATAATGTTTCTACTGCACCCTCTATGACGGAGGAAGAGATTAATGCTCTTCCTGTCCACAAATACAAGGTTTCTGGTCCTCAATG TGGTGGTTCCTCAATGCAACAAGCATCATCTTCCACTCCTGCTGAG AAGAAGCAAGATAATTCAAATGCTGTTGGGAGCATGAAAGCCTCTGATGATGACCTCACTTGCAGTGTATGCTTGGAGCAAGTTAATGTTGGTGACGTACTGCGAAGCTTACCTTGCTTGCATCAG tttCACGCAAATTGCATCGATCCCTGGCTGCGCCAACAAGGGACATGCCCTGTATGTAAATTTCGAGCTGGATCTGGTTGGAGTGACAATGGACATAATGATATCATCGCGGACATGGTCTGA
- the LOC114395197 gene encoding peptidyl-prolyl cis-trans isomerase FKBP20-1-like, which yields MGDAIDLTGDGGVIKTIVRKSKADAVGPTENFPLVDVHYEGTLADTGEVFDTTHEDNTIFSFEIGKGSVIKAWEIAVKTMKVGEVAKITCKPEYAYGSAGSPPDIPPDATLVFEVELVACRPRKGSSLGSVSEERARLDELKKQRELAAAAKEEEKKKREEAKAAAAARVQAKLEAKKGQGKGKGKAK from the exons ATGGGCGATGCAATTGATTTGACTGGTGACGGAGGAGTCATTAAAACCATTGTAAGAAAAAGCAAAGCTGATGCTGTCGGTCCAACAGAAAATTTCCCTCTTGTTGATG TTCATTATGAAGGCACACTTGCTGATACTGGTGAAGTTTTTGACACTACACATGAAGATAACACCATCTTCTCTTTCGAGATTGGAAAGGGCAGTGTTATCAAGGCTTGGGAAATTGCAGTGAAAACCATGAAG GTTGGAGAAGTTGCAAAAATAACTTGCAAGCCAGAATATGCATATGGTAGTGCAGGATCTCCTCCAGATATTCCTCCAGA TGCAACACTTGTTTTTGAAGTTGAGCTAGTTGCCTGTCGGCCAAGGAAGGGCTCCAGTTTGGGAAGTGTTTCAGAGGAGAGGGCTAGGCTTGA TGAACTGAAGAAGCAGAGAGAGCTAGCTGCTGCTGCCAAAGAggaggagaaaaagaagagagaagaagcaAAAGCAGCGGCTGCCGCACGTGTGCAAGCCAAGTTAGAAGCCAAAAAAGGTCAAGGAAAGGGTAAAGGTAAAGCAAAGTAG